In Helicobacter anatolicus, the sequence CTTGCTAGTCGATTAAATAGAGAGCTTTTTCCTACATTAGGTTTGCCTAAAATTGCTATTTTATTCATAATTTTTTATTGCTCTTTAATTAGATTTTTTTTATAATTATATACTAAATTATGCCGATAGTTATTGATAATCAAGGTATAACATAAAAATATTATGGGAGTATAGGCGTGAAATTGCTTAAGAATATATTTTGCATTGCATGCATTGTTTTTGTTTGTAATGCTCAAGAGGCAGGGGGGCAAACCACACAAAAAGAGGAGTTGCAAGTAGAGCATGTTGAAAATACGATATTAGCAGCACAGGCAGAGCAAACAGAGGAGGAGATTGATCTTCCTACACAAGAAAGTCAAACTCAAGAATCTACACAAAATTTAATGCAAGAAAATACTAATCTTGAGCAAAACACTGGTGCTACAGAGATGCCTCAGAATGCAGAACAAATGCAGGAAAATATCCAAGATCAAGGACAGATTATTCAATCTCAAGAAACACAAAATTCTCAAAATCCTCAAGAAACACAAATCCCGCAAGAAAACCCACAGGAAGCACAAGAATTGCAAGGAAATCCACAAGATTTTCATCAAGAAGTTGGGCAGGAGTATTTGCATGATGTGGAGCAATATCAAGAAAATTTACAAATGTATGATAACAATGAACAAAATCCACAATTTTTGCAAAATCAAGGTTTGCAAAATCCTAATATTCAAGAAAGTCAAACTCAAGAATCTACACAAAATTTAATGCAAGAAAATACTAATCTTGAGCAAAACACTGGTGCTACAGAGATGCCTCAGAATGCAGAACAAATGCAGGAAAATATCCAAGATCAAGGACAGATTATTCAATCTCAAGAAACACAAAATTCTCAAAATCCTCAAGAAACACAAACCCCGCAAGAAAACCCACAAAATTTAACAACAAAGGAAGATTCTCAGAGGGTTTATCAATTTACAAAAGAAGATGAAATGAGTGTGCCCCAGGTAAATCTTGAAGAGCAAGATAACCGTCAAGAGCTTTTTATGCAAAAAATGAGACAGGTTGAAGATCATTATAAAGAAGATAGTGATGGAATTTTGGATTTTTTAGATACAACACAAACAGGTTTTTCAATCCAAGGATCATTTTTAGAAAGAGATAGTAGACGCGCAATTTTGGATAAAATTAATGAATTAAAGGGGATTGAAGTAAAAGAAGAGAAGCAAGAACCAAAAAAAGTGCAAGAAAAACAAGAACAAGAAGTGAATGATGAGAAAGCTAAGAAAACTACAAAAAAAGAGAAAAACACTAAGGGGAAAAGCACCAAAGAAAAAAATAAAAAAGAAGAGAATAAAAAAACCCAGAAAAATGAAAAAGCACAGAAAGAAGAAGGAAAAGAAAAAAAAGATGTAAAAAAGCAGAAGCAAGCAGAGAATTTACAAAATAGAAATCTATTGGAAGAAAAAAGATCCAAACAAGTGATTTTGTCTCAAGAAGAAGTTTATGAGTTAGATGAGGCAGATTTTTCCTTGGTGCAACAAAGAGGTGGATATGCAATTAAGGTGTTATCAGCAGAGTTAGAAAATTTTATGTATGGTCAAGGGTATAATACTCCAAATCAAGTGCAAACTTTTAGTGTCAATGATAGCCACACACAAATTATTAATAAAAATGGCAAAATTAAGGAATATCGTTATTATCAAAAAAAATCTAAGAAAAACTTTTTAGGTAATCAGTTAAAATATCCTTTAGAGAAAATGGATCTAGATTTGTATAAAATTATTATTAAAACCCCACCACCATTATTTGATATTTCAGAATGTAGAATCACAAGAACCAAGCAGTTAAATGCAAATCTTATCACCAATCAAGAGGTGATTATGGATTTAGATTTGAAACGAGAAATGCGTAATATGCAAGATTATAGATTATTCTTAGAATGTCCGCGATGATGTCTGATATTGGATCAAAAAGTTTTTGCTATAACTTTAAAAAAGCCACCAGAATTATTTTTTTGTTTATTGCAAATATTTAGATTTAATAAAAGTTTAAAATTAAAGGAAGATTGATGCCCTTATCTATTTTAAATTGTGAGCAAAAACTTGCAGCTACTGCACCAATGGGGCATAATCTTATTATTGCATCTGCAGGGACAGGCAAGACCTCTACGATTGTAGGGCGTATTGCATATTTGTTTGAAAATAATATTGCTCCAGAAACTATTTTGCTGCTTACTTTTACAAATAAAGCAGCGGAAGAAATGATCACGCGTGTAGCAAAAAAATTTGGAGAAAAAAAAGCCAAAAGTATACAGGCAGGGACATTTCACGCCGTGGCTTATCGTTATTTAAAAGATAAATACGATATTACATTAAAACAACCACGAGAATTAAAAATTTTGTTTAAAAGCATTGCAGAAAAGCGTGTCTATCTTGATGTAGATTCTAAAACTCCTCCTTATACTGCACAATATCTATATGATTTTTACTCTCTTTATCTTAATGCTTCCAAAAATCAAAATTTTGAAGCATGGTTAGAGGAAAAAAGCCCTGAGCATATGCGTTATGCTATGATTTATGAAGGGATTTTTGATGAGTTTAGAGAATTAAAAGAATCTTATAAATATGCAGATTATAATGATTTGTTATTGCGGTATAGAAAAGAAATGCAGGAAAATTTTTCTCCTTATGAAGAAGTTTTGTGTGATGAATATCAAGATACAAACCCTTTGCAAGATTCTATTTTAGATGCATTGAAGCCAAAAAGTCTGTTTTGTGTAGGGGATTATGATCAGAGTATTTATGCATTTAATGGTGCAGATATTAATATTATTGGCAATTTTACGCAAAAATATGCAGATGCAAAAGTTTTTACTCTTACAAAAAACTATCGTTCTAGCGGACTTATTCTTGATTTGGCTAATCGTGTGATTCAAAACAATGAACGCATTTATCCTAAATCTCTTGAAGTTGTTAAAACGGGAAAATTTACCCCTCCTAAGCTTTTAATTTTTGATGAGTTATTTTTGCAATATCAAGGTATTGCTAAAAACATTGCTACAGGAAATCCAAACTTAGATGAGGTGGCAGTAATTTTTAGAAATAATGCTTCAGGTGATGGTTGTGAGGCAAGTTTGCGAAGTTTTGGAATTCCGGTAAAACGCAAGGGGGGGACAAGTTTTTTTGAAACAAAAGAAATTTCTTTAATGTTGGATTTGTGTTCGTTATTAAATAATTCTAAAGATATGATGGCATGTATTCATATTTTGAGTTATGGGGCGATGATTGGAAACTCTGTTGCTAAAGATATTTATGAGGGCTTGTTGGTGCTAGGTGATGGAGATATATATCAAGGATTAGTAAATCCAAATGATAAACAACCCTACCAAAATAATAAAAAAATCCCACAACTAGGGTTGTTTAATGATTTTTTTATGACGGATCAAGCAGGACGATTTGATGAATTTTTAGAATCTTCTTTCAAGTCACACCCCATTTTGTCTTATCCTAAATTTAATAAAGAAAGTGCTTTATTTTTGCAAGATTTTTATATGGTTTTTAAAAAATTGTATCGGCAAAAAGATCCTACAACTCTTGTTGCACAGATTTCAAAAAGTAGTTTTTATACAAGAATCATGGAGATGTTAGCAAAAGATCGTGCAAAAAAACGAGATGGCAGTATTGATAATAGACGCAAGGATGAGGCACTTGAACAAATCAATAATAAAATATTTATCCTAACAAATCTTGCAAAAAAATACGATTATATTAGTAGGTTTTTAAATGCCATGGTTTTAGGATCTTCTGAAGCAGTGCAGGGAAAGGGTGTGAGTTTGCTCTCTGTCCATGCATCTAAAGGGCTTGAGTTTGAAGAAGTGTATGTGGTAGATTTGATGGAAGGAAGATTCCCTAATCAAAAGCTTGCAAATCGCGATGGTGGAAGTATTGATGAGGAGCGTAGGCTTTTTTATGTTGCAGTTACTAGGGCAAAAACTAAACTTACCCTTTCTTATGCAAAAACCTACAACAATAAGGAAAAAACAAAGAATATTTTATATGAGCCATCAAGATTTTTATATGAAGCGGGAATGGTTGATAAAACTTTATAAATATTTTAATTTTATGTTAGAATCACACTCTATTTTAGGTATTTCTTCGTTAAATTGGAGTGCGGTTTTTTTGATATAATAAATTCATGAAGAATGGTTTTAATCTATGAGAATTGCAAAAATAAAAACAACTTTTGTAGCTTTTTCGTTAGCAAGTATTTTTTGTCCAATATTATCGGCAGAACAAAGCAGTATTGATAATAAATCTGATCCTAAAAAAGTCGTAACAATTGGCACACCCGCTATGTCTGATAAACTCAATGGACATATTTCTACAACTGGTAGTGGAAATAATACCACAGTAATTTTTCGTGGCAGCTCTAGTATGGAAAATGGTTATATTTATGTCGATAGTAATGCTATGGGGAGTGGAAATGGCGGGGGAAATGGTGCTGCATCAAGCAATACTATTATTTTGCAAGAAAATTCCTTTTTAAACCTTACAAAGCAAACTGCTACTGCTACAAAAGCAGGGGATAAAACTACAATAAATATTAATGGCACTACTCCTGAAAAAAAGAAAGAAAAAACACAAGAGCAGGAAACCAAAAATATAGATTTTTCTATCCTTGCTGTAGGTAATGCAACAAATAATATTAATGATCTTACTACTGGTAATACAACAGCAAATCAAGGTAAGATCGAAAGCAGTATCATCGCATTAGATAAGGGTAAAAACATTATTACAAATTTGCGTAATACTACAATTGAAGGCTCTTTGATTAGTGAAGATGGCGGAAGTAATACTCTTAGTATTGATATTGGTTCAAATCTCAAGGGTTATATGTCAGCCACAAAGGGCGGAAGCAACATTTTAAATGTTAATAGAACCGCAGTGCTAAATATGGAAACCACGCAAGAAAGTGAAGCTGCCTCAATTTTTGCAGATGGGGAAAATTCTAGCAACACTATTCAAGGAAGCACAACAAATAAAGCCACAATCTCTGGTGCTGTTTTTGCAAGCAATAAGGCAAACAATACCATTACGCTAAGTAGTGCTGATATCAAAGGTCATATAAAAGCACAAGATGGTGGAAGTAATAGTGTAGTTTTGAAAGATGGCAGTATTGCAAGCGTTGTAACTCAAGGCGAGGGCGCTAATAATAGTATTACTTTGCAAGGAAGTGCTAGTCTTACTGGCTATATCGCAAATCTAGAAACCACGCAAGGAGAGCAAGGGCAGATTCCTTCTAAATCTGAAAATAATATCGTGTTAAATGGTACTTCTAAGCTTGATCTCAAAGCTAATGCTATGAATGGAACTAAGCAGGATATTAACGCAAGTAATGCTGCAATCTCTTCCATTGGCGAGGGAAATAAAAATACTATTACAGGAAACACCACCGCAGAAAATATAATCACTAATGATATTTTTGCTAACAAAAAAGGAAGTAATACAATTTTTCTAAGTAATGTAAAAATTAATAGTGGTGGTATTATTGCAGATGGTGGGAGCAATACCTTAAATCTTGATAATCTAAATCTCACAGGAAATGTGAGCGCAAAAAATGAAGGTATAAATAATCTCACAATAAAAAATCTTACAATGACAGGAGATGTTACTGCAGATTCTAAGGGACAAAATCTACTTACTATTGGTAATAGCACAACACAAAGCACTATCGCTGGAAATATCACTGCTACAGGTAGTAAAAATGCTACTCCACAAGAAAATCAAAAAGAAGTTGAAGAAGAAGAAAAAGATAGTTCTAATATAATTCATTTTAACAATGTCGCAATGACTGGAAAAATTGCTGCCACAAAGGGTGGAAAAAATGATATTACCTTGATTGGTAGCACGATTACTGGAGATATTACTGCTACAGATAATGGGCAAAATACTATTATAATTGGTAATGCTAGCAGGTCTTCTATGATTAAGACAAATGGGGGGCAAAGTGGTAAAATAGAAGCGGGAGCAAATGGTAAAAATACTATTTTGTTTAATAGTGGGGATGTAGAAGGGGGGATTATTGCAAATGGCACGGGAGCGCAAAATACCATTACACTAGGCAATGAAAAATACACTGGTCAAATCAAAGCAAATATCTCTTCTACAAGTGGCGGAGAAAATAATATTACAATCGCTGCGATGGATATGACAGGGAATATTACTGCAAATACTCAAGGGACAAACATTATAAAAGATAGTTTTCCTGTTGCTGGACAAAGTAGAATGGAAGGCGGAATCTATGCTAAAGATGGTGGAAATAATGCAATTACTTTGCAAAATATTGCAATTACACAAGGAATTAATGCAGAAGGTGATGGATCAAAAAATACCATTACTCTAGGTAATGGGAGCATTAATAAAAATGGAATTATTACTTCAGATATTAATGCAACAACACAGGGAAATAATACGATTACCTTTGGTAAAAATGCAAGCTTGATTGGTAGTATTAATGCTAAAGATGGTGGTACTAACACAATTACAGAAGATAGTGCTAAAACCACATCTTTTGAGGTGACAGGAAAGATTCTAGCAGATAATGGGACAAATACTATTACATTAGCTAATGCACAAATTAGAGATGGAATCCTTGCGCAAAATAAAGGAAAAAATGAACTTAAAATTTCAAGTGCTCATCAAGATTATAAACTTCAAAGTAATATTGTTGCAGATACTGGCGGAAGTAATACTATTACTATTGGTGGAGAGAAACCCCCAGCACAAATGCAAAACAATGGGACTTTTGGGAATTTATTAGGAAATATTCTTGCAAAAGGTAATCAATCTAGTAATGAAATTACGCTAAATAATTCTGGGTTTCTTAAGGGCAATCTTTGGTCAGATACAAAAAATGAGGCAAATGCTCTACAAAAAAACCACAACACGATTACATTAAATGATAATTCTCATCTAGAGTTAGTTGTATTAGATGAAAATAATCCTTATGCGGTGTATGCATCAGGGAATGGCGCAAATAATACAATCAAAGATAATGCTGCAACTAGCACTCAAAGTGTGATAAAAGGTGGAATTACAGCAGATAATATAAAAAAAGATAGTCTTAATGATGTTGCGATGAATAATATCCACTTAAAAAATCTTTCTCTTCATGGTGATATTACAGCATTTAATGCAGGGCAAAATCAAATTACATTTTTGCAAGCCCAAATGCAAGGCAATATCAATGCTGATACAAAAGGTAAGAATCTTATCACAATGGATGAGAATAGTAGGGTAAATATCAATGGAAATGTCACTGCTACTGAGGGTGGTGAAAATACTCTTACATTAAAAAATAATGCGAATTTACAAATTGCTTCGGATAATAATGATAAATCTTTTCAAGCTATTGGTGAGGGTTCTAAAAATACTTTGAGTGAAGATAAGGGAGTGATGGATTCTAGTGGTTTGGTGCAAGGGCATATTTTTGCAAAAAATCAAGGTAAAAATACCATCAATGTAAGAAAGATTAATATTACAGGTGATGCTATAACACAGGGCGGAAGCAACACTATTACCATTGGTGGCAAAAATAGTACAAAGGCTGATGCAGATATTGCTGCGGATATGCAAGGAAGTTTGATTGCAAATAGTGGTTATAACGCAGGGATGATTGAAGATTCTACAAATACTTTAGTTCTTAATGGTGCTGCATTATTTCATGATGGCCAGCTTCTTGCTCAGCACACAAGCGCGCAGGAAAAAGCACACAATAAAATCACTATCAATGATAATGCGGCAATTAGCTTAAAAGGTAAGCAAGTCTATGATAATGAGGGTAGTAAACAGGGTTCTGGAAATGATGCAATTTTTTCAGATTCTTTGCAAGCTTATAATGAGATTACAGATAATTCCATGGGAAAAAAAGTTCAAAATATTACAGGAAATATCTATGCAAAAAATAACACAATTAATGATACAAGTATCCAAAGTGGAAATAAAGTCCAACTACAAAATGCTAATATAGCTGGAAGTATTATTGCAGATGATAGTGGAATAAATACTATTGCCTTAGGAAATCAAAAACAATCTGATAACCAAGCTCCGAGTATTCTTATGGGAAATGTTATAGCAAACCAGATGGGGAAAAATACTCTTACTTTGCATAATACTTCTATGAATGATGGGGCAAATGTTTATGGAATTTCTGCTAAAGCAAATGGGAATGTTCTTGAAACTAGCAATACACTGACTTTTAGCGGAAATAGTCGCATTGCAAATACTTATCTCTCTGCTATCCAAGAAGGAGGCAAGAATGATACAACAAAAGAAGTTGTAAACACCCTAACACTAAAAGATAATACAAGTATGCATCTTGTAGCAAATCGTGAGGATAATCGCGCGGTTTATACAAGCGGATATAATGCAAAAAACAAAATTAATGACATGAGCACAGGAGATAAAAAAATCACCGGAAGCATCGTGGCAAATGATATGGGGGTAAATGATTTTAATTTTAAAAAAATTACAATTAATGAGGGAGGGACAATTTATGGAATCGAGGCTACGGGAAAAGAAAGCAGTGTCACTGAGACAAAAAACACCATAGTTTTAAATGATAATTCTAGTATTTTTAATACTTATGTGCTTGCTACACAAGAAGGTGATGGAGATGCAGCAGAGACAAGCAATACCATTACGCTTGATGATACAAGCATAATTAATTTGAAAGCAAATCATGATGAAAATGCTATTACAGCAGATGGGAAAAAAACTAAAAATACTATTGCAGATACAAGTACAAGTACAAGTACAACTCCAGCTCCTGTTGCAAAAGAAGATGAGGCAATCAAGGGTCATAGTATTGTAGGAAATATCTATGCGAATAAATCAGGACAAAATGTAGTTACATTAAAAAATCTCACTATGCAAGGTTCTATTCTTGCAAATGAGACAGGGCAAAACAAATTGGTTTTTACAGATTCTTCTCTTAATGCCTCACCTATTAAACAAGGAATTATCTCAAGTGCAAATGCTAATGAAGATTTTGATACGACAAATTCTCTTACACTTAATGGTAATAGTTCTTTAAGCAATACCTATCTTAAAGCTTATCAACAAGCTCAAACTGACTCAGAAAAAAAAATAAAAACTGCAGGAAATACGATTATTTTAAATGGGTCTTCTACTTTAAACCTTGTTGCGGGTGAAGTAACAGAGCAGGGCTTAGATGGGGAGGAAAAAGCAGCAATTTTAGCATATGGTGTGTGGGCAAAAAATACCATTACAGATACCACTACAAGCCAGCATGTAATTACTGGTGATATTAAGGCAAATTTTAATGCAACTAATGAAATTACTTTAAATAAAGTCACTATGCGTGGGGATATTATTGCAGAGAGTGCAGCAAATAATAAAATCACTTTTGGTAAAGAGAGAGATAGTGGAAGCTTTGATGGGGATATTATTGCGATTACAAAATATAGTGCAAGTAAAAATGAAGTGATTTTTAATGGTATGCAAATTGGGGGAGCTGAGATTAATAAAATTTATAATGAAAATGGTGGAAATAATGCAATCACGCTAGATAAAGGCTCTACATTAAATAATATGTATATGTATGCACAAAAGCGTACATCTGAAAATAAAATTACATTAGCAGATACAGAATCTATTCTTCATTTAAATGCAAATCCTGAGACACAATTTGCGATGTTTGCAAGTCAAGACACGGCAAAAAATATCATTGAAGGAATGGATACAAATGAAAAAGACCATAGCATTCAAGGTGATTTGCAAGCCCAAAATAATGCTAGCAATAGTGTTACACTAAATAAGCTTACTTTGACTGGTAATATGGTTGCTGATACTGAGGGAAGCAATACAATTACTATTAAAAAAGGCGGTATGGTTAAAGGAGATATTTCTGCATTAGGAGGCGGAAAAAATACATTAATCTTAAAAGACACAATGATAGATTCCAAAAGCATTAGTGCAGAAAATCTCAAATCCAATAATGCAATCACAATGGATGGAAATAGTTCTTTGATCGTGCAAAATGAAACACAAAATGCAATTTTTGCAGATGAAGGTAGTAATGATATCAAACAAGGAACTACCACAGGGGAAAATAGTATTGTTGGAGATATTTTGGCACAAAATAAAGGGAAAAATACCATCACGCTAGATAATCTCAAAATGAAGGGGAATGTCCTTGTAAATACCGGTGGAAGTAATACATTAAGCTTTGGTGTGGATGGTAAACAAAGCACACTTGAAGGAGATGTTCGCTCAACTGGTGGAAAAAATGAGATAACAATTAATCATGGTGCAATTAAGGGTGGAATCTTAGCTACAGGAAATGAAACTGATAATCTTAAATCTAGCAATACGATATCTTTAAATACTGCAAAGCTAGAAGATTCTTATCTATTTGCAAAGACTGAGGGTGAAGCTGGGAGGTTTGAAGCACGAAATAATGTAAGTTTAAAAGAGGATAGTAGTGTTATTTTTAGAGATTATGAGGGGAATGCGATTTTTGCATCAGGGGTTAATAGTGGAAATATTATCAATGGTTTGAGTGCAAAGGCTAGTACAAGCATTATTTCAAGCAATATCCTTGCAGAAAACAAAGGAACAAATACGCTAAGTTTAAGTAATGTCAATGTTACTGGAGATGTTTTAGCATTAAATGAGGGGAGTAATAGTCTTGAATTTGGTAAATCTAATGGACAAAATACCTTGCAGGGCAATCTCTATGCAGATGCTGGGGAAAATAAAGTCACACTGACAAGTTTTAGTATGACAGGATCTATGATTGTTTTGAGTGATAATTCTAAAAATACGCTAACTCTTAGTGGTTCAACAATGACAGGATATATGCAAGCAATTTCAGAAGAAACTGGAGCTAGCAATACTCTAACTATTAATGATACTTCTACAATCATGCTAAAAGGTGCAAGTTTACGTGATAAAAATAATCAAAGCGTTGGCACAGGCAATGATGCGATTTATACGCAAGGGGCAAATTCTAAAAATATTATTCAAGATAATAGTGTTGATGGGACTTTTAACACAATCTCTGGAAATGTGACCGCGGTATCTGGTGGGCGAAATAGCTATAATTTTAAAAAATTGCAAATGCAAGGCTCACTTTATGCACTAAAGGAGAATGCAAGTAATACTATTACTATTTCTGATCAATCTCACATCCGTGATGGTTTGATTCGTGCTGAGGGAAATGGGGTGAGTAATACAATTACATTAGATAGTAGTGCAAAAATACAAAATATGTATTTAGAAGCTAATGCACAAGAAGGAAATGCTAGTAACTCTCTTACGCTAAATGGCACAAGCACAATGAATCTAAGTGGTTCAGCTGTGGCTGTGAGTGCAAGAGGTGAGGGTTCTAGTAATATGATTGCTGGAACATCTAGCGGAAATCATGAAATTTTGGGAGATATATTTGCAGATGCAGGAAATAATAAAATTGATCTTACGGGAAATCTTACTTTAACTGGAAATATCAATTCGCAAAATAATGGAAGCAATACCATAAGTATTAATCAAGGAACTTTTACAGGGAATATTGTTGCATTAGGAGGTGGAAAAAATACACTCACTGCTACAAAAGAAGCTAGTCCAAAATTAGAGACTTATAATACAAGCATTTTGGCAGAAGGAGAGGAAAGTATTAATACATTAACCTTAGGCGGTGCATCTGTTTTAAATGGTGGGACATTGACTGCTAGGGCAGGAGGAAAAAACTCTCTAACATTTGAAGGAACTTCAAACTTTACTTTTCAAGGTGAGCAGTATGCACTTTTAGCAGAAGGAGAAAACTCTCTAAATCACATTATTGGACCTACTGGCAAAATTGTAGGAAATATTTTAGCAAGAGATGGCGGGGTAAATGAACTAAGACAGGCACAAAGCCTAAATATTGCAAGTGGTTATATCTCTTCTATTGGTGAGGGATCACAAAATAATATCCTTGCAAATTTAGCAAATGGTAATGTCATAATTATTGCAAACTCTAATGATGGTAATGCAATTTTGGCACAAGATGGCGGTAGTAATAAGATAGAAATCAACAATATAGAAAAAAATAATTTTGATAGTATTACTGGAAATATTACTGCTAAAAATGCCGGGGTAAATAGCATAACTTATGGTGGAAACCTTCAGCTAGATA encodes:
- a CDS encoding ATP-dependent helicase, giving the protein MPLSILNCEQKLAATAPMGHNLIIASAGTGKTSTIVGRIAYLFENNIAPETILLLTFTNKAAEEMITRVAKKFGEKKAKSIQAGTFHAVAYRYLKDKYDITLKQPRELKILFKSIAEKRVYLDVDSKTPPYTAQYLYDFYSLYLNASKNQNFEAWLEEKSPEHMRYAMIYEGIFDEFRELKESYKYADYNDLLLRYRKEMQENFSPYEEVLCDEYQDTNPLQDSILDALKPKSLFCVGDYDQSIYAFNGADINIIGNFTQKYADAKVFTLTKNYRSSGLILDLANRVIQNNERIYPKSLEVVKTGKFTPPKLLIFDELFLQYQGIAKNIATGNPNLDEVAVIFRNNASGDGCEASLRSFGIPVKRKGGTSFFETKEISLMLDLCSLLNNSKDMMACIHILSYGAMIGNSVAKDIYEGLLVLGDGDIYQGLVNPNDKQPYQNNKKIPQLGLFNDFFMTDQAGRFDEFLESSFKSHPILSYPKFNKESALFLQDFYMVFKKLYRQKDPTTLVAQISKSSFYTRIMEMLAKDRAKKRDGSIDNRRKDEALEQINNKIFILTNLAKKYDYISRFLNAMVLGSSEAVQGKGVSLLSVHASKGLEFEEVYVVDLMEGRFPNQKLANRDGGSIDEERRLFYVAVTRAKTKLTLSYAKTYNNKEKTKNILYEPSRFLYEAGMVDKTL